GTACGGCAGGGTCGGTAATCGGCGGTGCCATCGGCTACTGGCTGGGAATGAGCTTCATGGAATTGATCGGCAACCGGATACTCGAATGGTATGGGTTGCATGAAAAATATGCCGTTGTGCAGGACTTGTATAAGGAGTATGATGCCTGGGCTGTTGGTGCAGCAGGTTTTACGCCGTTACCTTATAAACTTTTTACAATTACTGCCGGGGCATTCAGGATTGATTTTCCGACATTCATGATCGTCTCATTCTTTGCCCGTGGTGCTCGTTTTTTCCTGGTTGCAGCATTCATCTATCGCTACGGCGCCAGAGTTCGTACCTTTATTGAAAAGTATTTCAATATTCTGACAATTCTTTTTCTTGTTCTGTTGGTTCTGGGGTATATGGCAGTGAAATGGGCACTGTAAGCCTGGTATCTATCCTAAGGCCTTGCTGAGGTTGTTAACCTTGGAGATTGCGTCCTGAACATCGAAAGACAGTATCTTTCGATCCTGCATAATTATCTGTCCATCAATGATCACCATCGTCACATCGCTGCCGCTTGCGGCATACACCAGATTGTCGGCATTATAAAACGGTGTGAGATGCGGTTGGTCCAAATCTATAATAATCATGTCAGCGCGTTTGCCCTGCTCAAGGCTGCCGATGGTGTCACCCAACCCAAAGGCCTCAGCTGCCAAACAGGTGGCCATCTCCAGAATGCTGCGGGCGGGAAGGACGGTGGGGTCCTGACAATTTACTTTGTGAAGCTTGGCGCAGCTATCCATTTCCTGAAACATATCCAGGTTGTTGTTGCTGGAACAGCCGTCTGTGCCCAGAAGCACGGGAATTCTCTTTTCAATCATCTCGGGGACAGGGGCGATACCCGAAGCAAGCTTCATGTTGCTTTCCGGGCAGGTGATTACCCTGGCATTGGTTTCTTTGAGAATGTTTAAATCCTCGGGAGCCAGATGCACGCAATGCACGCAGAAAGTATCCTTGTCAAGAATATCCAGATCATTAAGATATGCCACAGGGGTTTTTCCAAACTTTTCAAGGGCCTGATTTGTTTCAAACAGGGTTTCTGCGACATGGATGAAAAAGGGTACGTTTTGTTGGCGCGCCATTTTTTTTGCCGAAACCAGGGTTGCGGCGCTGCAGGTGTAAGGTGAGTGACAGAAGATGGCAGGAGTTATCAGAGGGTTTTTCCCTTGGAGATCAGCAATAAATGCTTCAGCATGTGCAATATTCTTTGCAGGATCAGGAACCCCCGGGGCAGGAAAATCGATAACTCCCTGGGCGACAATGGCCCGCAAGCCAGCCTCCTGAAAAGCTTCGGCAACTTTTTCTTCGAAAAAATAGCCGTCTGCAACCGTGGTCGTTCCTGAGAGGATCATCTCTGCTGCGGCAAGCTTTGCGCACCAATAGGCCATTTCCGAAGTAACATGGCGCGCTTCAGCAGGAAAGATATGATCCTGCAACCAGATCATCAGCGGCAGGTCATCAGCAAGGCCGCGAAACAACGACATCGGTGCATGGTTATGGGCATTGATAAGTCCCGGCATGACAAGGGATCTGCTGCCGTCAATTATTCGCTGGGCATCAAGGGTACTTTGATTCCCGGGCATTGGACCAATTTTAAAAATTTCACCGTCTTTGACAGCTATAAAGCCGTCTTCAATAATAGATGGCTGTCCGGAAGCCATGGTCATAATTTTGGCGTTTGTTATGACGATATCGTATTTCATTGAGCTTCCGTTGGCCTTGGGGTTGAGACTTGCCCCGGCTATTCCAGGGCGATCAGTTCAATGCACGATGTAGGGCAAAAAGCCACGGTGCTTTCCAGAGCATAGGTTGAATCCACCGTTTCATTTCTTGTTTCCGCCTTTTCGCTGACCTCGTCCATGAAAAAGAATTCTGGGGAAAGTTCGGCGCAACTGCCGCAACTGTTACATCTGTAGCTATCAATAAGAATTTTGACTTTCAAAAGAGCACCATAAAAAGAATTAGATAGAAAAAAATACCTGCGGAGCGCAAAAAAAAGCCGGCGACTTAAATTCAAGTGCCGGCGTTATTTTTTAAGTGGTGCCGGAGGTCGGAATCGAACCGACATGGAGTTGCCCCCGCGGGATTTTGAGTCCCGTGCGTCTACCAGTTTCACCACTCCGGCAATGATGATGAGCCAACAATATATGGGCCTTGGTCGGCACTTGTCAAGGATAAAGAAAGGTTTATTTCGATCCCCATTTTTCCTGGATTCTTCTGGTCGCTTCCTCGACGTTTTCCTTTGAGCCGAAAGCGGAGAGACGAAAGTAACCTTCGCCGCTGGGTCCAAAGCCGCTGCCGGGAGTTCCCACCACATGGCATTCATTGATCAGTCGGTCAAAAAAAT
This Pseudomonadota bacterium DNA region includes the following protein-coding sequences:
- a CDS encoding amidohydrolase; this translates as MKYDIVITNAKIMTMASGQPSIIEDGFIAVKDGEIFKIGPMPGNQSTLDAQRIIDGSRSLVMPGLINAHNHAPMSLFRGLADDLPLMIWLQDHIFPAEARHVTSEMAYWCAKLAAAEMILSGTTTVADGYFFEEKVAEAFQEAGLRAIVAQGVIDFPAPGVPDPAKNIAHAEAFIADLQGKNPLITPAIFCHSPYTCSAATLVSAKKMARQQNVPFFIHVAETLFETNQALEKFGKTPVAYLNDLDILDKDTFCVHCVHLAPEDLNILKETNARVITCPESNMKLASGIAPVPEMIEKRIPVLLGTDGCSSNNNLDMFQEMDSCAKLHKVNCQDPTVLPARSILEMATCLAAEAFGLGDTIGSLEQGKRADMIIIDLDQPHLTPFYNADNLVYAASGSDVTMVIIDGQIIMQDRKILSFDVQDAISKVNNLSKALG
- a CDS encoding ferredoxin; the encoded protein is MKVKILIDSYRCNSCGSCAELSPEFFFMDEVSEKAETRNETVDSTYALESTVAFCPTSCIELIALE
- a CDS encoding DedA family protein yields the protein MSGILEPVSPGVVRRIYDRCMEWIQTPYGVWVMFILAVAESSFFPLPPDIFLMALCIAIPAKSFRYAAICTAGSVIGGAIGYWLGMSFMELIGNRILEWYGLHEKYAVVQDLYKEYDAWAVGAAGFTPLPYKLFTITAGAFRIDFPTFMIVSFFARGARFFLVAAFIYRYGARVRTFIEKYFNILTILFLVLLVLGYMAVKWAL